Proteins encoded within one genomic window of Macrobrachium nipponense isolate FS-2020 chromosome 8, ASM1510439v2, whole genome shotgun sequence:
- the LOC135222733 gene encoding DNA repair protein XRCC3-like isoform X4: METSRKRDPSDDLGLLFINPRIKDGLRRAGFCSARSIFSTSHFELRERAGLSNADIESLISALSQAILPESRTCWEVLEEEEGSTLTIPTGCSQLDRNLGGGIPVKGITEIYGESGSGKTQIALQLALNAQLSKNLGGFGKGVVYICTESQFPINRLHQMIDFMQKRYPQGPKSYKDCLFIHHIPDLENLLYCIQYQLPTLMSKHEIGMVILDTVAAVFRSDEGPEINRLVMFKKLRHKLHELGSLKKTPVIVLNQG; encoded by the exons ATGGAGACGTCGAGGAAGAGAGACCCGAGCGACGATTTGGGTCTACTCTTCATTAATCCAAGAATTAAAGATGGCCTTCGGAGGG ctGGATTTTGTTCTGCCCGTTCAATCTTTTCTACATCTCACTTTGAGCTGCGCGAGAGAGCTGGATTAAGTAATGCTGACATTGAAAGCCTCATAAGTgctttatctcaggccattctTCCAGAATCAAGAACAT GTTGGGAAGtattagaggaggaggaaggcagcACCTTAACTATTCCAACTGGGTGTTCTCAACTTGACAGAAACCTTGGAGGTGGCATTCCAGTAAAAGGGATCACCGAAATATATGGGGAAAGTGGAAGTGGTAAGACCCAGATAGCACTCCAGCTTGCGCTTAATGCTCAACTCTCAAAGAATCTTGGAGGATTTGGCAAAG GTGTTGTCTACATCTGTACTGAATCACAATTTCCCATTAATCGTCTTCATCAGATGATTGACTTCATGCAGAAAAGATATCCTCAAGGTCCCAAGTCATACAAGGATTGCCTCTTTATACATCACATACCTGATTTA GAAAATTTGTTGTATTGTATCCAGTACCAGCTGCCTACTTTGATGTCAAAACATGAAATTGGGATGGTAATCTTAGATACTGTAGCTGCTGTCTTTAGATCTGATGAGGGACCAGAGATTAATAGACTTGTGATGTTTAAAAAGCTACGACACAAGTTGCATGAACTTGGTTCACTGAAGAAAACACCTGTTATAGTTTTGAATCAG ggttga
- the LOC135222733 gene encoding DNA repair protein XRCC3-like isoform X3: METSRKRDPSDDLGLLFINPRIKDGLRRAGFCSARSIFSTSHFELRERAGLSNADIESLISALSQAILPESRTCWEVLEEEEGSTLTIPTGCSQLDRNLGGGIPVKGITEIYGESGSGKTQIALQLALNAQLSKNLGGFGKGVVYICTESQFPINRLHQMIDFMQKRYPQGPKSYKDCLFIHHIPDLENLLYCIQYQLPTLMSKHEIGMVILDTVAAVFRSDEGPEINRLVMFKKLRHKLHELGSLKKTPVIVLNQVCHGPTW; the protein is encoded by the exons ATGGAGACGTCGAGGAAGAGAGACCCGAGCGACGATTTGGGTCTACTCTTCATTAATCCAAGAATTAAAGATGGCCTTCGGAGGG ctGGATTTTGTTCTGCCCGTTCAATCTTTTCTACATCTCACTTTGAGCTGCGCGAGAGAGCTGGATTAAGTAATGCTGACATTGAAAGCCTCATAAGTgctttatctcaggccattctTCCAGAATCAAGAACAT GTTGGGAAGtattagaggaggaggaaggcagcACCTTAACTATTCCAACTGGGTGTTCTCAACTTGACAGAAACCTTGGAGGTGGCATTCCAGTAAAAGGGATCACCGAAATATATGGGGAAAGTGGAAGTGGTAAGACCCAGATAGCACTCCAGCTTGCGCTTAATGCTCAACTCTCAAAGAATCTTGGAGGATTTGGCAAAG GTGTTGTCTACATCTGTACTGAATCACAATTTCCCATTAATCGTCTTCATCAGATGATTGACTTCATGCAGAAAAGATATCCTCAAGGTCCCAAGTCATACAAGGATTGCCTCTTTATACATCACATACCTGATTTA GAAAATTTGTTGTATTGTATCCAGTACCAGCTGCCTACTTTGATGTCAAAACATGAAATTGGGATGGTAATCTTAGATACTGTAGCTGCTGTCTTTAGATCTGATGAGGGACCAGAGATTAATAGACTTGTGATGTTTAAAAAGCTACGACACAAGTTGCATGAACTTGGTTCACTGAAGAAAACACCTGTTATAGTTTTGAATCAG
- the LOC135222735 gene encoding coatomer subunit epsilon-like has product MASQEVDELFEVKNSFYIGNYQHCINEAQKLQPSTPELRLERDVFLYRALIGQRKYGVVQSEIKASAPPPLQALKLLAQYFQSTSGRSNVVNELEAQLSKSVDLTNIALLVVAATIYSHEDNYEAALRVLNQSDALECRALMVQTYLLMERVDAARKELKTLQEKDDDATLTQMAQAWIHIASGGEKLQDAYYIFQELIDKNSSTAVLLNGQAACFLGQGKYEEAEGALQEALDKDPNNPDTLINLMVLAHHTAKPQEVASRYLAQLRDEHKTHKFVDSIVAKEEEFNRLVKQYAA; this is encoded by the exons ATGGCCAGCCAAGAAGTAGACGAACTGTTTGAGGTCAAAAATTCCTTTTACATCGGAAATTACCAACACTGCATCAATGAAGCCCAAAAGTTGCAG CCAAGTACTCCAGAGTTGCGTTTGGAGCGAGATGTATTCCTATACAGAGCACTTATTGGTCAGCGGAAGTATGGAGTTGTTCAGAGTGAGATTAAAGCTTCAGCACCACCCCCATTACAAGCCTTAAAGCTACTAGCTCAGTATTTCCAGTCTACAAGTGGAAG ATCAAATGTGGTAAATGAATTGGAAGCACAGTTAAGCAAAAGTGTAGATTTAACAAACATTGCATTACTTGTTGTAGCAGCCACAATTTATTCCCATGAAGATAATTATGAGGCAGCACTACGAGTACTGAATCAGTCGGATGCTCTTGAATG TCGTGCCCTCATGGTTCAAACATACCTTTTGATGGAGCGAGTGGATGCTGCTCGGAAAGAATTAAAGACTTtgcaagaaaaggatgatgaTGCAACCCTCACACAGATGGCACAAGCATGGATTCATATTGCTTCA GGAGGTGAGAAACTTCAAGACGCTTACTACATATTCCAAGAATTGATTGATAAGAATAGCAGTACAGCTGTATTACTTAATGGGCAAGCAGCCTGTTTCCTTGGACAAGGGAAGTACGAGGAAGCAGAAGGAGCACTTCAGGAAGCCCTGGATAAGGATCCCAACAACCCAGACACACTGATTAATCTTATGGTATTGGCACATCACACTGCAAAACCACAAGAG GTTGCTAGCCGATACCTGGCCCAACTCCGTGATGAACACAAGACACATAAATTTGTTGATAGTATTGTAGCTAAAGAGGAGGAATTTAACCGGTTAGTGAAACAGTATGCAGCCTAG